From Nicotiana tabacum cultivar K326 chromosome 22, ASM71507v2, whole genome shotgun sequence, one genomic window encodes:
- the LOC107812588 gene encoding uncharacterized protein LOC107812588, with the protein MYSGFSRRKRVTDPLDEKVKAQIIGRDKYELGYFSSGSEHSAHADYDVTSPSFSDLVFGYPENNGQNESPENDSDSETDVSRYESTDTIEDTPKSIFQSDLDLYRNVLASCIAKALEVFSCAKSNKSILQRNVMAYLRNFGYNAAVCKMKWESSGGLAAGNYEFIDILRLDSANRIVTRYFVDLDFAAEFEIARPTNQYEKLQQSLPKVFVGKSEELKQILRVMSDAARRSLKSRGLHIPPWRKHRFMQNKWLGSYKRTTNIMPSANSTAWLSPSKDTNGVKCRTVGFHAAAVNGGLLFPATTCTR; encoded by the coding sequence ATGTACTCTGGTTTTAGCAGAAGGAAGCGAGTTACTGACCCGTTAGACGAAAAGGTGAAGGCTCAGATCATTGGCCGTGATAAATATGAACTCGGTTACTTCAGCAGCGGAAGCGAACACAGCGCTCACGCCGATTATGATGTCACTTCTCCTAGTTTTTCCGATCTCGTTTTCGGTTATCCTGAAAACAATGGCCAAAACGAGTCACCTGAAAATGACTCAGATTCTGAGACCGACGTATCAAGGTATGAATCAACGGACACGATTGAAGATACTCCGAAGTCTATTTTCCAAAGCGATCTCGATTTGTACCGTAATGTATTGGCGTCTTGTATTGCTAAGGCATTGGAAGTGTTTTCATGTGCAAAATCGAATAAATCGATACTCCAGAGGAATGTAATGGCATATTTGAGAAATTTTGGTTACAATGCGGCGGTTTGCAAGATGAAATGGGAAAGCTCCGGTGGACTTGCAGCCGGAAATTACGAGTTTATTGACATTCTCAGATTAGATTCCGCCAATCGGATCGTTACTCGTTACTTCGTCGATCTCGATTTCGCAGCTGAGTTTGAAATCGCGAGGCCGACGAATCAGTATGAAAAATTACAACAGTCATTGCCGAAGGTTTTTGTTGGCAAAAGTGAAGAATTAAAGCAGATATTGAGAGTAATGAGCGACGCCGCGAGACGGTCGTTGAAAAGCAGAGGCCTTCACATTCCTCCGTGGAGAAAACACCGGTTTATGCAGAACAAGTGGCTCGGTTCGTACAAACGGACAACTAATATCATGCCGTCGGCGAACTCGACGGCGTGGCTATCACCGTCAAAGGATACGAATGGAGTAAAGTGCAGAACCGTCGGGTTTCACGCTGCCGCCGTGAACGGCGGTCTGTTGTTTCCCGCGACAACCTGTACAAGATGA